One window from the genome of Pempheris klunzingeri isolate RE-2024b chromosome 7, fPemKlu1.hap1, whole genome shotgun sequence encodes:
- the LOC139203322 gene encoding UDP-glucuronosyltransferase 2A1-like — MRLEERLSVCVLLVLCVTGSTNGGNILVWYTEGSHWLNMKIVLEALIDRGHQVTVLIPSTSMFMTTSEPARFRYEPFNVSVSMEEMEKFFEEYLHFSMYEIDHLSYLQMYIKYMDLMTVDLQYSLKYLDGVLKSETIMKKLKEGKYDLLLADPIYPGSDLTAEILGIPLVFSLRFSLAHNWERHCGQLPAPPSYVPGAMSKLTDKMDFSERMWNFLFYALQDIVSDYVLWSKVDNYYSQVKGTPTSACEVMGRADIWLMRTYWDFDFPRPSLPNFKFVGGIHCRPAKPLPKDMEEFVQSSGDAGIVVFTLGSFIKNITTEKGNMIASALAQIPQKVLWKYSGEKPQTLGANTRLYDWIPQNDLLGHPKTRAFITHGGTNGIYEAIYHGVPMVGIPMFADQPDNMVHMKAKGAALIVDLNFMKTEDLRDALNAVINEKSYKENAMWLSSIHHDRPMTPLDEAVFWIEFTMRNKGAKHLRVQAHELTWYQYHSLDVLAFLLAIVLFSLLLFIKTCSFCFRRCCGTKTQTKKKAE; from the exons ATGAGGCTGGAGGAgcgtctgtctgtttgtgtcctgCTGGTACTTTGTGTGACAGGGAGCACAAATGGAGGGAACATTTTGGTGTGGTACACTGAAGGCAGCCACTGGCTTAACATGAAGATTGTGCTGGAGGCGCTGATCGACAGAGGACACCAGGTGACTGTTCTGATCCCGAGCACGTCGATGTTCATGACCACCAGTGAGCCTGCACGCTTTCGCTACGAACCCTTCAATGTCTCCGTCTCAATGGAGGAAATGGAGAAGTTTTTTGAGGAGTACCTTCACTTCTCCATGTACGAAATCGATCATCTGAGCTACTTGCAGATGTACATCAAATACATGGATCTGATGACAGTTGATCTGCAGTATTCTTTGAAGTATTTGGACGGTGTGTTGAAATCTGAAACCATCATGAAGAAGCTGAAGGAAGGAAAATATGACCTTCTCCTGGCTGACCCCATCTACCCTGGCAGCGACTTGACAGCAGAGATTTTGGGCATCCCCCTGGTCTTCTCCCTGCGCTTTTCCCTTGCACATAACTGGGAGAGACACTGTGGTCAGCTACCTGCTCCACCTTCCTACGTCCCCGGCGCTATGAGCAAACTGACCGACAAGATGGACTTCTCAGAGAGGATGTGGAACTTCCTCTTTTATGCACTGCAGGATATTGTGTCAGATTATGTTCTTTGGAGCAAAGTAGATAATTATTACTCCCAGGTCAAAG GAACTCCCACCAGTGCCTGTGAGGTGATGGGTAGAGCAGACATCTGGCTGATGCGAACCTACTGGGATTTCGACTTCCCTCGTCCTTCCCTCCCCAACTTCAAATTTGTTGGTGGGATCCACTGCAGACCTGCTAAACCTTTACCAAAG GATATGGAGGAGTTTGTGCAGAGTTCTGGAGACGCTGGCATTGTGGTCTTTACTTTGGGGTCATTCATCAAGAATATCACCACAGAGAAGGGGAACATGATCGCCTCGGCCCTCGCTCAGATCCCACAAAAG GTGCTATGGAAATATAGTGGGGAAAAACCTCAGACTCTGGGTGCAAACACCAGACTATACGACTGGATCCCTCAGAATGACCTACTGG GTCACCCAAAGACCAGAGCTTTTATCACTCACGGCGGCACAAATGGGATTTATGAGGCCATCTACCACGGCGTTCCCATGGTGGGCATCCCCATGTTCGCTGACCAGCCAGACAACATGGTCCACATGAAGGCTAAGGGAGCTGCACTTATCGTGGACTTAAACTTCATGAAGACTGAGGACCTTAGAGATGCACTCAATGCTGTCATCAATGAGAAATC GTACAAGGAAAACGCCATGTGGCTGTCCAGTATCCACCACGACAGACCAATGACTCCTCTGGATGAGGCGGTATTCTGGATCGAGTTCACCATGAGAAACAAAGGGGCCAAGCACCTGAGGGTCCAGGCCCACGAGCTCACCTGGTACCAGTATCACAGCCTGGATGTCCTGGCCTTCCTCCTTGCCATCGTTCTCTTCTCCCTACTCCTCTTCATCAAGACCTGTAGTTTCTGTTTCCGGAGGTGCTGtggcacaaagacacagacaaagaaaaaggctGAGTAG
- the LOC139203778 gene encoding UDP-glucuronosyltransferase 2A1-like isoform X2, protein MRLEERLSVCVLLVLCVTGSTNGGNILVWYTEGSHWLNMKIVLEALIDRGHQVTVLIPSASMFMTTSEPARFRYEPFNVSVSMKEMEEMMERFLHFSMYEIDHLSYLQIYVRFMDMIKENLKNSLKYLDGVLKSETIMKKLKEGKYDLLLADPIYPGSDLTAEILGIPLVFSLRFSLAHTCERHCGQLPAPPSYVPGAMSKLTDKMDFSERMWNFLFYALQDIVMDNTFWKEVDRYYSQVKGSHWLNMKIVLEALIDRGHQVTVLIPSTSMFMTTSEPARFRYEPFNVSVSMEEMEEMMERFLHFSMYEIDHLNYLQMYIKYMDLMTVELQYSLKYLDGVLKSETIMKKLKEGKYDLLLADPIYPGSDLTAEILGIPLVFSLRFSLAHNWERHCGQLPAPPSYVPGAMSKLTDKMDFSERMWNFLFYALQDIVSDYVLWSKVDNYYSQVKGTPTSACEVMGRADIWLMRTYWDFDFPRPFLPNFKFVGGIHCRPAKPLPKDMEEFVQSSGDAGIVVFTLGSFIKNITTEKGNMIASALAQIPQKVLWKYSGEKPQTLGANTRLYDWIPQNDLLGHPKTRAFITHGGTNGIYEAIYHGVPMVGIPMFADQPDNMVHMKAKGAALIVDLNFMKTEDLRDALNAVINEKSYKENAMWLSSIHHDRPMTPLDEAVFWIEFTMRNKGAKHLRVQAHELTWYQYHSLDVLAFLLAIVLFSLLLFIKTCSFCFRRCCGTKTQTKKKAE, encoded by the exons ATGAGGCTGGAGGAgcgtctgtctgtttgtgtcctgCTGGTACTTTGTGTGACAGGGAGCACAAATGGAGGGAACATTTTGGTGTGGTACACTGAAGGCAGCCACTGGCTTAACATGAAGATTGTGCTGGAGGCGCTGATCGACAGAGGACACCAGGTGACTGTTCTGATCCCGAGCGCGTCGATGTTCATGACCACCAGTGAGCCTGCACGCTTTCGCTACGAACCCTTCAATGTCTCCGTCTCAATGAAGGAAATGGAGGAGATGATGGAAAGGTTCCTTCACTTCTCCATGTATGAGATCGATCACCTGAGCTACTTGCAGATTTACGTCAGATTCATGGATATGATAAAGGAGAACCTAAAGAATTCTTTGAAGTATTTGGACGGTGTGTTGAAATCTGAAACCATCATGAAGAAGCTGAAGGAAGGAAAATATGACCTTCTCCTGGCTGACCCCATCTACCCTGGCAGCGACTTGACAGCAGAGATTTTGGGCATCCCCCTGGTCTTCTCCCTGCGCTTTTCCCTTGCTCATACCTGTGAGAGACACTGTGGTCAGCTACCTGCTCCACCTTCCTACGTCCCCGGCGCTATGAGCAAACTGACCGACAAGATGGACTTCTCAGAGAGGATGTGGAACTTCCTCTTTTATGCACTGCAGGATATTGTGATGGATAATACTTTTTGGAAAGAAGTTGATAGATATTACTCCCAAGTCAAAG GCAGCCACTGGCTTAACATGAAGATTGTGCTGGAGGCGCTGATCGACAGAGGACACCAGGTGACTGTTCTGATCCCGAGCACGTCGATGTTCATGACCACCAGTGAGCCTGCACGCTTTCGCTACGAACCCTTCAATGTCTCCGTCTCAatggaggaaatggaggagaTGATGGAAAGGTTCCTTCACTTCTCCATGTATGAGATCGATCACCTGAACTACTTGCAGATGTACATCAAATACATGGATCTGATGACAGTTGAGCTGCAGTATTCTTTGAAGTATTTGGACGGTGTGTTGAAATCTGAAACCATCATGAAGAAGCTGAAGGAAGGAAAATATGACCTTCTCCTGGCTGACCCCATCTACCCTGGCAGCGACTTGACAGCAGAGATTTTGGGCATCCCCCTGGTCTTCTCCCTGCGCTTTTCCCTTGCACATAACTGGGAGAGACACTGTGGTCAGCTACCTGCTCCACCTTCCTACGTCCCCGGCGCTATGAGCAAACTGACCGACAAGATGGACTTCTCAGAGAGGATGTGGAACTTCCTCTTTTATGCACTGCAGGATATTGTGTCAGATTATGTTCTTTGGAGCAAAGTAGATAATTATTACTCCCAGGTCAAAG GAACTCCCACCAGTGCCTGTGAGGTGATGGGTAGAGCAGACATCTGGCTGATGCGAACCTACTGGGATTTCGACTTCCCTCGTCCTTTCCTCCCCAACTTCAAATTTGTTGGTGGGATCCACTGCAGACCTGCTAAACCTTTACCAAAG GATATGGAGGAGTTTGTGCAGAGTTCTGGAGACGCTGGCATTGTGGTCTTTACTTTGGGGTCATTCATCAAGAATATCACCACAGAGAAGGGGAACATGATCGCCTCGGCCCTCGCTCAGATCCCACAAAAG GTGCTATGGAAATATAGTGGGGAAAAACCTCAGACTCTGGGTGCAAACACCAGACTATACGACTGGATCCCTCAGAATGACCTACTGG GTCACCCAAAGACCAGAGCTTTTATCACTCACGGCGGCACAAATGGGATTTATGAGGCCATCTACCACGGCGTTCCCATGGTGGGCATCCCCATGTTCGCTGACCAGCCAGACAACATGGTCCACATGAAGGCTAAGGGAGCTGCACTTATCGTGGACTTAAACTTCATGAAGACTGAGGACCTTAGAGATGCACTCAATGCTGTCATCAATGAGAAATC GTACAAGGAAAACGCCATGTGGCTGTCCAGTATCCACCACGACAGACCAATGACTCCTCTGGATGAGGCGGTATTCTGGATCGAGTTCACCATGAGAAACAAAGGGGCCAAGCACCTGAGGGTCCAGGCCCACGAGCTCACCTGGTACCAGTATCACAGCCTGGATGTCCTGGCCTTCCTCCTCGCCATCGTTCTCTTCTCCCTACTCCTCTTCATCAAGACCTGTAGTTTCTGTTTCCGGAGGTGCTGtggcacaaagacacagacaaagaaaaaggctGAGTAG
- the LOC139203778 gene encoding UDP-glucuronosyltransferase 2A1-like isoform X1 has translation MRLEERLSVCVLLVLCVTGSTNGGNILVWYTEGSHWLNMKIVLEALIDRGHQVTVLIPSASMFMTTSEPARFRYEPFNVSVSMKEMEEMMERFLHFSMYEIDHLSYLQIYVRFMDMIKENLKNSLKYLDGVLKSETIMKKLKEGKYDLLLADPIYPGSDLTAEILGIPLVFSLRFSLAHTCERHCGQLPAPPSYVPGAMSKLTDKMDFSERMWNFLFYALQDIVMDNTFWKEVDRYYSQVKGTPTSACEVMGRADIWLMRTYWDFDFPRPFLPNFKFVGGIHCRPAKPLPEDMEEFVQSSGDAGIVVFTLGSIIKNITTEKGNMIASALAQIPQKVLWRYSGEKPKTLGANTRLYDWIPQNDLLGHPKTRAFITHGGTNGIYEAIYHGVPMVGIPMFADQPDNMVHMKAKGAALIVDLNFMKTEDLRDALNAVINEKSYKENAMWLSSIHHDRPMTPLDEAVFWIEFTMRNKGAKHLRVQAHELTWYQYHSLDVLAFLLAIVLFSLLLFIKTCSFCFRRCCGTKTQTKKKAE, from the exons ATGAGGCTGGAGGAgcgtctgtctgtttgtgtcctgCTGGTACTTTGTGTGACAGGGAGCACAAATGGAGGGAACATTTTGGTGTGGTACACTGAAGGCAGCCACTGGCTTAACATGAAGATTGTGCTGGAGGCGCTGATCGACAGAGGACACCAGGTGACTGTTCTGATCCCGAGCGCGTCGATGTTCATGACCACCAGTGAGCCTGCACGCTTTCGCTACGAACCCTTCAATGTCTCCGTCTCAATGAAGGAAATGGAGGAGATGATGGAAAGGTTCCTTCACTTCTCCATGTATGAGATCGATCACCTGAGCTACTTGCAGATTTACGTCAGATTCATGGATATGATAAAGGAGAACCTAAAGAATTCTTTGAAGTATTTGGACGGTGTGTTGAAATCTGAAACCATCATGAAGAAGCTGAAGGAAGGAAAATATGACCTTCTCCTGGCTGACCCCATCTACCCTGGCAGCGACTTGACAGCAGAGATTTTGGGCATCCCCCTGGTCTTCTCCCTGCGCTTTTCCCTTGCTCATACCTGTGAGAGACACTGTGGTCAGCTACCTGCTCCACCTTCCTACGTCCCCGGCGCTATGAGCAAACTGACCGACAAGATGGACTTCTCAGAGAGGATGTGGAACTTCCTCTTTTATGCACTGCAGGATATTGTGATGGATAATACTTTTTGGAAAGAAGTTGATAGATATTACTCCCAAGTCAAAG GAACTCCCACCAGTGCCTGTGAGGTGATGGGTAGAGCAGACATCTGGCTGATGCGAACCTACTGGGATTTCGACTTCCCTCGTCCTTTCCTCCCCAACTTCAAATTTGTTGGTGGGATCCACTGCAGACCTGCTAAACCTTTACCAGAG GATATGGAGGAGTTTGTGCAGAGTTCTGGAGACGCTGGCATTGTGGTCTTTACTTTGGGGTCAATCATCAAGAATATCACCACAGAGAAGGGGAACATGATCGCCTCGGCCCTCGCTCAGATCCCACAAAAG GTGTTGTGGAGATACAGTGGAGAAAAACCAAAGACTCTGGGTGCAAACACCAGACTATATGACTGGATCCCTCAGAATGACCTACTGG GTCACCCAAAGACCAGAGCTTTTATCACTCACGGCGGCACAAATGGGATTTATGAGGCCATCTACCACGGCGTTCCCATGGTGGGCATCCCCATGTTCGCTGACCAGCCAGACAACATGGTCCACATGAAGGCTAAGGGAGCTGCACTTATCGTGGACTTAAACTTCATGAAGACTGAGGACCTTAGAGATGCACTCAATGCTGTCATCAATGAGAAATC GTACAAGGAAAACGCCATGTGGCTGTCCAGTATCCACCACGACAGACCAATGACTCCTCTGGATGAGGCGGTATTCTGGATCGAGTTCACCATGAGAAACAAAGGGGCCAAGCACCTGAGGGTCCAGGCCCACGAGCTCACCTGGTACCAGTATCACAGCCTGGATGTCCTGGCCTTCCTCCTCGCCATCGTTCTCTTCTCCCTACTCCTCTTCATCAAGACCTGTAGTTTCTGTTTCCGGAGGTGCTGtggcacaaagacacagacaaagaaaaaggctGAGTAG